The nucleotide window AAATACGACAGGCGCAGCAGCGATTCCACCATATCGCGCGAGTCGTCCATCACGATGAGCGCACCCGAACCCAGCATGGAACCCGCCTTGGAGATGGAGTCGTAATCCATCGTGCAGTCCATCATGATGTGGGCGGGCAGCACCGGCGAAGACGACCCGCCAGGAATGACGGCCTTGAGCTGGCGGCCCTTGCGCACGCCACCCGCGAGTTCGAGCAGCTTGGCGAACGGCGTGCCCAGCGGGATTTCGTAGTTGCCCGGACGTTCCACATCCCCCGACACCGAGAAGATCTTGGTGCCGCCGTTGTTCGGCTTACCGCACTCCAGGTACGCCTGCCCGCCGTTGCGGATGATCCACGGCACGGCGGCAAAGGTTTCCGTGTTGTTGATCGTCGTGGGCTTGCCGTACAGGCCGAAGCTGGCCGGGAACGGTGGCTTGAAGCGCGGCTGGCCCTTCTTGCCTTCGAGCGATTCGAGCAAGGCGGTTTCTTCGCCACAAATGTAGGCGCCGAAACCGTGGTGGGCGTGGAGCTGGAAGCTGAAGCTGCTGCCCAGGATCTTGTCGCCCAGGTAGCCCGCGGCGCGCGCCTCTTCCAGAGCGGCCTCGAAGCGTTCGTAGACCTGGAAAATCTCGCCGTGAATGTAGTTGTAGCCCAGCGAAATGCCCATGGCGTAGGCACCGATGATCATCCCCTCGATCACGATGTGGGGGTTGTACATCAGGATGTCACGGTCCTTGCAGGTGCCCGGCTCGCCTTCGTCGGAGTTGCAGACCAGATGCTTCTGCCCGGGGAACTGGCGCGGCATGAAGCTCCACTTCAGCCCCGTGGGAAAGCCCGCGCCGCCGCGTCCGCGCAGGCCCGACTCCTTCACGGTGGCGATCACCTGGTCCTGGGTCATGCCCTCGCCGCCGTCGGCGCCGAGGATCTTGCGCAGTGCGGCATAGCCGCCGCGCGCCTCGTAGTCCTTGATGCTCCAGTTGCGGCCGTTCAGATCGGCATAGATCTGCGCGTTGATGTGGCGGTCGTGGAAACAGGTCTGTACGCCCGTGGCCTGAAATTGCGACAGGATTTGTGCAGCCGTGGTCATGCCTTGCCCTCCGTAGCCTTGAGACCGTCGACAAGCTGGTCGAGCTTCTCGCCGTCCATGAAGCTGCACATGTTGCGGTCGTTCACCAGCATCACCGGCGCGTCGGCGCAGGCGCCCAGGCACTCGCATTGCTGCAGCGTGAACAGGCCGTCGGCCGTGGTCTCGCCCATCTGGATGCCCAGCTTGGCTTCGAGGTGGTGCAGTGCCTCGTAGCCGCCGCGCAACTGGCACGGCAGGTTGGTGCAGACGTTGAGCTTGAACTTGCCCACCGGCTGCTGGTTGTACATGTTGTAGAAGGTGGTGACCTCATGCACCGCGATCTGCGGCATGCCGAGAACCTCGGCGATCACCGCCTCGCTCTCCTGGCTCACCCAGCCCTGCTCCTGCTGCACGATGGACAGGCAGGCCATCACGGCCGATTGTTTCTGCTCCGGCGGGTACTTGGCCACTTCGCGGGCGAAACGCTGCTTGGTCGCTTCGGTAATCATCGATCAATCTCCCCGAACACGATATCCATGGTGCCGATGATGGCCACTGCGTCGGCGATCATGTGGCCGCGCGTCAGCTCGTTGTACGCCGACAGGTGGGCGAACCCCGGCGCCCGGATCTTCAGGCGGTAAGGCTTGTTGGCGCCATCGCTGACGATGTAGATGCCGAACTCGCCCTTGGGATGCTCCACCGCGGCGTAGGCCTCGCCCTCGGGCACGCGGAAGCCCTCGGAGAACAGCTTGAAATGGTGGATCAAATCCTCCATGCCGGCCTTCATGCGCTCACGCGGGGGGGGCGCCACCTTGTGGTTGTCGGTGATGACGGGGCCCGGATTGGCGCGCAGCCAATCGACGCATTGCTTGATGATGCGGTTGGACTGGCGCATCTCGGCCACGCGCACCAGATAGCGGTCGTAGCAGTCGCCGTTCTTGCCCACGGGAATGTCGAAGTCCACGCGGTCGTAGGCGTCGTAGGGCTGCTTCTTGCGCAGGTCCCAGGCAATGCCCGAGCCGCGCAGCATCACGCCGCTCATGCCCAGGTTCAGCGCCCGCTCGGGCGAAACCACGCCGATGCCCACTGTGCGCTGCTTCCAGATGCGGTTGTCGGTCAGCAGCGTCTCGTATTCATCGACGAAGCGCGGGAAGCGCGCGCAGAAGTCGTCGATGTAGTCCAGCAGCGAACCCTGGCGGTTGCGGTTCAGCTCCTCCATCGCCTTGGCGTTGCGGATTTTGCTGGCCTTGAACTGCGCCATGCTGTCGGGCAGGTCGCGGTACACGCCGCCCGGACGGAAATAGGCCGCGTGCATGCGCGCGCCAGAGGCGGCCTCGTACATGTCGAACAGCGACTCGCGCTCGCGGAAGGTGAACATCAGCACCGTCGAGGCGCCCAGGTCCATGCCGTTCGAGCCCAGCCACATCAGGTGGTTGAGCAGGCGCGTGATCTCGCCGAACATGGTGCGGATGTACTGCGCACGCAGCGGCACCTCGATGCCCAGCAGCTTCTCGATCGCCAGGCAGTAGGCCTGCTCGTTGCACATCATCGACACGTAGTCGAGACGGTCCATGTAGGGCAGCGACTGGATGAAGGTCTTGCTCTCGGCCAGCTTCTCGGTGGCGCGGTGCAGCAGGCCCACGTGGGGGTCGGCACGCTGCACGACCTCGCCGTCGAGCTCCAGCACCAGGCGCAGCACGCCGTGCGCGGCCGGGTGCTGCGGACCAAAGTTCAGGGTGTAGTTCTTGATTTCAGCCATGGTGGTTCACGAAGGCAGCCTTGCGGCGCCTCAGTGCAGGCCTCCGTAGTTGTCTTCGCGGATGATGCGCGGGGTGATTTCGCGCGGCTCGATGCTCACGGGCTCGTACACCACGCGGCGGCGCTCGGCGTCGTAGCGCATTTCCACATGGCCCGACACCGGGAAATCCTTGCGGAACGGATGGCCGATGAAGCCGTAGTCGGTCAGGATGCGGCGCAGGTCGTCGTGCCCTTCGAAGACGATGCCGAACAGGTCGAACGCCTCGCGCTCGAACCAGTTGGCGCCGCTCCACACGGCGGTCACCGAATCGATCACCGGCAGGTCGTCGTCGGCGCAGAACACCTTCACGCGCAGGCGCTGGTTCAGGCCGACCGAGAGCAGGTGCGAGACTACGGCGAAGCGCGGGCCATCGGTGCCGATATCGCGGTAGGCCGAGTAATCGACGCCGCACAGGTCCACCAGCTGCTCGAAACGGCAACCGGGCGCGTCGCGCAACTGGCGCATGGCCTCCAGGTAGTCAGTGGCGGACACGACCAGCGTGACCTCATCGAGGGCGATCGTCAGCGCACGCACCTTGCCGCCAAGGGCGGCGGCCACGGCGTCGCGGGTTTCTTCGGGGCGAATGGCAACAGCAGTCATGGGACCCTCAGACGCGCGCGATGGTGTTGGTACGGCGGATCTTCTGCTGCAACTGCAGAATGCCGTAGATCAGGGCCTCCGCCGTGGGCGGGCAGCCGGGCACGTAGACATCCACCGGCACCACGCGGTCGCAGCCACGCACCACCGAGTAGCTGTAGTGGTAGTAGCCACCACCATTGGCGCACGAGCCCATGGACAGGACCCAGCGCGGCTCGGACATCTGGTCGTACACCTTGCGCAGGGCCGGCGCCATCTTGTTGCACAGGGTGCCGGCCACGATCATCAGGTCGGACTGGCGCGGACTGGCGCGGAACACCTCGGCGCCGAAACGCGCCAGGTCATAACGCGCCGAGGCCGCATGCATCATCTCCACCGCGCAGCAGGCCAGACCAAAGGTCATGGGCCAGATGGAGCCGGTCTTGGCCCAGTTCACCACCGCGTCGTAGCTGGTGGTGACGAAGCCTTCCTTCATCACGCCTTCAATCATCGTGTCAGTCCTTGTTGGAGCCGTTTATTCCCAGTCCAGCGCGCCTTTTTTCCATTCATAGGCGAAGCCCACGACCAGAATGGCGAGAAAGATGGCAACGGCGGCGAAACCCGCCAAGCCCACATCCTGCAAGGCCACAGCCCAGGGGAAGAGGAAGGCGATTTCCAGGTCAAACAGGATGAAGAGGATGGCTACCAGGTAGTAGCGCACATCGAACTTCATGCGCGCGTCTTCGAAGGCCTCGAAGCCGCATTCGTAGGGGGAATTTTTCTGGGGATCGGGCCGGTTGGGGCCGAGCACATACCCCAGGACCAGCGGAACGACGCCAACCGCAGCGCCGACCAGGATGAACAAGAGAACGGGGAGGTACTGATCGAGGTTCATCTGGGGTTGTGCTCATCGCTTCCCCCGCCCCGCTGGCGACCACTGCCTGGCCGGCTGGGCAGAGGTTTTGTATTGGTGCCGTCGGCGAGACTCGAACTCGCACAGCTTTCGCCACTACCCCCTCAAGATAGCGTGTCTACCAATTTCACCACGACGGCTGATTTATGCATCTGGATGGCATGAGGAACCTTTGCAGGCTTTGGCTTTCCAGACAATCCAGGATTCTACCCGGTAAAAACCCTGGACAGCCTCTCATGCACCCAAATTGTGACATTTTTTATTTCGAGGGAATCTGCGCCGCGCCCGATGCCGCTTCGGCCGGCACGACGGGTGCGGAAGCCTCTACGGCAGGTGCCGTCACGGCGGGCACGGCGGCGCCCGGCCCTTCGAGCACGCTGCCCACACCGGCCGGGCGGCTGTTGCCCAGGTAGGCCAGCGCCAGGGTGGCGATGAAGAACACCGTGGCCAGCCCGGCCGTGCTGCGCGAGAGGAAGTTCGCGCTGCCGGAGGCGCCGAACAGGCTGCCGGCGCTGCCGCTGCCAAAGGCCGCCCCCATGTCGGCACCCTTGCCGTGCTGGATCAGGATCAGTCCGATCATGCCCAGTGCGGACAGCATCTGCACTGCCAGGATCACGTTCGTCAACATGTTCATTGCTTCTCTTCTTTCCTATGGTTTGACCGTTGGCGCCCAGCCTTCAGCGGGCTGCCGCGATGATTTGCAAAAAGTCCGCCGCCTTGAGCGACGCGCCGCCCACCAGGCCGCCGTCGATGTCGGGCTGCGCCAGCAGTTGCGCCGCATTCGCGGCATTCATGCTGCCGCCGTAGAGCAGCCGGATGCGGTCGGCCTGGGTGCTGGCGGCCGCCAGTTGCCCGCGCAGCACGGCATGCACCTGCTGCGCCTGCTCGGGCGTGGCCGTGCGGCCCGTGCCGATGGCCCAGACGGGCTCGTAGGCCACGACGATCTCGCTGATGCAGTGGCCGTTGAGGTGGATGACCGCCGCCAGCTGGCGCTTGACCACGGCCTCGGTTTCGCCCGCCTCGCGCTGCGCCAGCGTCTCGCCCACGCACACGATGGGCGTGATGCCCGCCGCCAGCGCGCGCTGGGCCTTCGCCGCCACGTCGGCGTCGGTCTCGCCGTGGTACTGGCGGCGCTCGGAATGCCCGACCAGCGCGTAGCGCGCGCCGAAATCGCGCAGCATGCCGGCCGAGACCTCGCCGGTATAGGCGCCCGCCTCGTGTTGCGACACGTCCTGCGCTCCGAAGCCGATAGCTGTTCCCGCAGTCAGCGCCTGGCTTTGCGCCAGATAAGGCGCAGGAACGGCAACCGCCACGTCGCAGGCTGGCGCCTGCTGCGCCAGCCCTTCGCGCAAGGCGCGCAGCAGCGCCTCGTTGGCGGCCAGGCCGCCATTCATCTTCCAATTGCCAGCGATGAGTTTCTTTTTCATGGTGTTCAGGAATTCCATGTCAAAACGATCTTGCCAATATGCTGGTTCGACTCCATCAGCGCGTGGGCCTGGGCCGCGTCGGCGGCCGCGAAGCAGCGGTGCACCACCGGCTTGATGGCGCCCGCGTCCAGCAGGGGCCACACGCGCGCGCGCAGCGCCTGGGCGATGGCGGCCTTGAACGCCACCGTCTGCGGGCGCAGCGTGGAGCCGGTGATCACCAGGCGCTTGCGTAGCACCAGGGCGACATTGAATTCCGCCTTGACGCCGCCCTGCACCGCGATGATGACCAGGCGCCCATCGTCCGCCAGGCTTTCCACCTCGCGCGCCACGTAGCTGCCGGCGACCATGTCCAGCACGACGTCCACGCCCCGCCCGCCGGTGATGCGCCGCACCTCCTCCACGAAGTCCTGCGACGGATAGTGGATGGCATGGTGCGCGCCGAGCTGCACGCAGGCCGCGCATTTCTCCGCGCTGCCCGCCGTGGCGATCACCGTGGCGCCCAGGGCGCGCGCAAGCTGGATGGCCGTGACGCCGATGCCGCTGCTGCCGCCCTGGACCAGCAAGGCCTCGCCGGGCTGCAGGCGCGCACGGTCGAAGACGTTGCTCCACACGGTGAAAAAGGTCTCGGGCAGCGAGGCCGCCTCGGTGTCGCTCAGGCCCTGCGGCACCGGCAGGCACTGGGCCACCGGGGCCACGCAGTACTCGGCGTAGCCGCCGCCCGCCACGAGCGCGCACACGCGGTCGCCAAGCCGCAGCCCGGCCTGCGCCAGGGCCTCGGCGTCGCCTTCGTCGATGACGCCAGCCACCTCCAGCCCGGGCACGTCAGAAGCTCCGGGCGGCGGCGCGTAATGCCCCTTGCGCTGCAGCACGTCGGGCCGGTTCACCCCCGAGGCGGCGACGCGGATGCGCAGCTCGCCCGCGCCTGGTACCGGCTGGGGCCGCTGCCCCAGGCGCAGCACCTCGGGCGCACCGAACGATGTGATTTCTACAACGCGCATGGTTGGGAAGGAAATGCCAAGTCGATCCAGCGAAAAAGCCGCCAACGCCCGTACAGCTAAGCGCCAGCAGCTCCTTTTTACATAGCAGCCCCGCCACGCGGGGCTGCCTGCCGCCAGGCCCTTATTCCTGGGCCGGCTGCTCCTGCTCGCCGCCGCGCTCGGCGCGATTTTCGCGCGGCTCGCGCGGCTCGCGCGGCTCGCGGTATTCGCGCGGCTGGCGCGGCGCACGCGGTTCGCGGTATTCGCGCGGCTCGCGCTCGGGCAGGCCGGCGGGGCGCTCGGTCAGCGCCTTCATCGACAGCTTGATGCGGC belongs to Acidovorax sp. YS12 and includes:
- the secG gene encoding preprotein translocase subunit SecG; translation: MNMLTNVILAVQMLSALGMIGLILIQHGKGADMGAAFGSGSAGSLFGASGSANFLSRSTAGLATVFFIATLALAYLGNSRPAGVGSVLEGPGAAVPAVTAPAVEASAPVVPAEAASGAAQIPSK
- the nuoF gene encoding NADH-quinone oxidoreductase subunit NuoF; amino-acid sequence: MTTAAQILSQFQATGVQTCFHDRHINAQIYADLNGRNWSIKDYEARGGYAALRKILGADGGEGMTQDQVIATVKESGLRGRGGAGFPTGLKWSFMPRQFPGQKHLVCNSDEGEPGTCKDRDILMYNPHIVIEGMIIGAYAMGISLGYNYIHGEIFQVYERFEAALEEARAAGYLGDKILGSSFSFQLHAHHGFGAYICGEETALLESLEGKKGQPRFKPPFPASFGLYGKPTTINNTETFAAVPWIIRNGGQAYLECGKPNNGGTKIFSVSGDVERPGNYEIPLGTPFAKLLELAGGVRKGRQLKAVIPGGSSSPVLPAHIMMDCTMDYDSISKAGSMLGSGALIVMDDSRDMVESLLRLSYFYQHESCGQCTPCREGTGWLWRVVDRIQHGQGRPEDIELLDSVAFNIMGRTICALGDAAAMPVRAMIKHFRHEFEAKIQAATKASAA
- a CDS encoding NADH-quinone oxidoreductase subunit D, with product MAEIKNYTLNFGPQHPAAHGVLRLVLELDGEVVQRADPHVGLLHRATEKLAESKTFIQSLPYMDRLDYVSMMCNEQAYCLAIEKLLGIEVPLRAQYIRTMFGEITRLLNHLMWLGSNGMDLGASTVLMFTFRERESLFDMYEAASGARMHAAYFRPGGVYRDLPDSMAQFKASKIRNAKAMEELNRNRQGSLLDYIDDFCARFPRFVDEYETLLTDNRIWKQRTVGIGVVSPERALNLGMSGVMLRGSGIAWDLRKKQPYDAYDRVDFDIPVGKNGDCYDRYLVRVAEMRQSNRIIKQCVDWLRANPGPVITDNHKVAPPPRERMKAGMEDLIHHFKLFSEGFRVPEGEAYAAVEHPKGEFGIYIVSDGANKPYRLKIRAPGFAHLSAYNELTRGHMIADAVAIIGTMDIVFGEIDR
- the nuoE gene encoding NADH-quinone oxidoreductase subunit NuoE, which codes for MITEATKQRFAREVAKYPPEQKQSAVMACLSIVQQEQGWVSQESEAVIAEVLGMPQIAVHEVTTFYNMYNQQPVGKFKLNVCTNLPCQLRGGYEALHHLEAKLGIQMGETTADGLFTLQQCECLGACADAPVMLVNDRNMCSFMDGEKLDQLVDGLKATEGKA
- a CDS encoding triose-phosphate isomerase; its protein translation is MEFLNTMKKKLIAGNWKMNGGLAANEALLRALREGLAQQAPACDVAVAVPAPYLAQSQALTAGTAIGFGAQDVSQHEAGAYTGEVSAGMLRDFGARYALVGHSERRQYHGETDADVAAKAQRALAAGITPIVCVGETLAQREAGETEAVVKRQLAAVIHLNGHCISEIVVAYEPVWAIGTGRTATPEQAQQVHAVLRGQLAAASTQADRIRLLYGGSMNAANAAQLLAQPDIDGGLVGGASLKAADFLQIIAAAR
- a CDS encoding NADH-quinone oxidoreductase subunit B, with translation MIEGVMKEGFVTTSYDAVVNWAKTGSIWPMTFGLACCAVEMMHAASARYDLARFGAEVFRASPRQSDLMIVAGTLCNKMAPALRKVYDQMSEPRWVLSMGSCANGGGYYHYSYSVVRGCDRVVPVDVYVPGCPPTAEALIYGILQLQQKIRRTNTIARV
- a CDS encoding NADH-quinone oxidoreductase subunit A, translated to MNLDQYLPVLLFILVGAAVGVVPLVLGYVLGPNRPDPQKNSPYECGFEAFEDARMKFDVRYYLVAILFILFDLEIAFLFPWAVALQDVGLAGFAAVAIFLAILVVGFAYEWKKGALDWE
- a CDS encoding NAD(P)H-quinone oxidoreductase, translated to MRVVEITSFGAPEVLRLGQRPQPVPGAGELRIRVAASGVNRPDVLQRKGHYAPPPGASDVPGLEVAGVIDEGDAEALAQAGLRLGDRVCALVAGGGYAEYCVAPVAQCLPVPQGLSDTEAASLPETFFTVWSNVFDRARLQPGEALLVQGGSSGIGVTAIQLARALGATVIATAGSAEKCAACVQLGAHHAIHYPSQDFVEEVRRITGGRGVDVVLDMVAGSYVAREVESLADDGRLVIIAVQGGVKAEFNVALVLRKRLVITGSTLRPQTVAFKAAIAQALRARVWPLLDAGAIKPVVHRCFAAADAAQAHALMESNQHIGKIVLTWNS
- a CDS encoding NADH-quinone oxidoreductase subunit C codes for the protein MTAVAIRPEETRDAVAAALGGKVRALTIALDEVTLVVSATDYLEAMRQLRDAPGCRFEQLVDLCGVDYSAYRDIGTDGPRFAVVSHLLSVGLNQRLRVKVFCADDDLPVIDSVTAVWSGANWFEREAFDLFGIVFEGHDDLRRILTDYGFIGHPFRKDFPVSGHVEMRYDAERRRVVYEPVSIEPREITPRIIREDNYGGLH